Genomic DNA from Candidatus Binatia bacterium:
CTAATTGTGCGGGCCAATGCGCGCCAGGACAAGGTGCCGGTGCTGCTCGATATTCGGGAGGAAGTCGAGGAGCTGAAGGTGCTGTTGCGCTTGTGCAACGATGCCAGGGCATTTGCGAGCTTCAACTCGTTCGAGCATGGGATTCGCCTGGTGACGGATATCGCCAGGCAGAATGAGGGTTGGCTGAAAAGCCAGCAGCAGGGTCGTAGCCCGAATCGGGCTGGCCAGAATC
This window encodes:
- a CDS encoding four helix bundle protein, producing MAQTEHLPIYKAAYDCCLYFEQVVRNFSRYHKYSTGQELRDGARRVLRLIVRANARQDKVPVLLDIREEVEELKVLLRLCNDARAFASFNSFEHGIRLVTDIARQNEGWLKSQQQGRSPNRAGQNRRVILKEIAEPSVP